The Nitrosomonas sp. genomic sequence GCGGAAATGCGTACCGCAATCCGGGATGCGCAAGCTGCTAACTTGCCAGTGATACTGATTGACCGCGAGATTGGCATTACATTGAAACGGATTTATCATAATTTCCCGTGGTGGCAACGATTTGGGCTTTTCGGTGGATTACTCGCCAGTATTATCAGTCGCGAAACGCCCAGTGCTGAAGAAATAGAACGGCTCAAGGAAGGGGACGTGCTGGAGAGTACTTTCTCACAGCTTGCAGAAAATCAACAGGATTTATATCAGCCACTGATTGCCGAACGCGACCAGTACATGTCTGCGCGCCTGTTACAGGAAATAACACAAAGCCAGCATCAGCATACGCTGGCCATTATCGGCGCCGGACACATGCAGGGGATTGGCAAGCTGTTGCGCTCGCCTGATCCGCGATCACCCAATGAGGTTATCAAGGAGCTTGATGTGGTTCCACAACGCAGCCGCTGGATGCAGTATGTGCCATGGGTAATTGTCGCGTTGATCCTGACCGGTTTTTTTCTCGGGTTTCAGCGTAGCCCGGAAATTGGGCTGGCAATGGTAATCGACTGGGTACTGATTAATGGGGGATTATCCGCACTGGGTGCGCTCATCGCCTTAGCACACCCATTAACGATTATTACGGCCTTCCTGGCCGCCCCTCTGACTTCACTGAATCCCATGGTAGGCGCTGGCATGGTTGCCGCAGCAGCAGAG encodes the following:
- a CDS encoding TraB/GumN family protein: MLAKESTEPLEIIELDNHRKITILGTAHVSQASADKVKELIATQAFDAIAVELCPSRYKAIIEPDQLAKMDLFQVIRQGQAYMVAASLALGAFQQRMAESMGIEPGAEMRTAIRDAQAANLPVILIDREIGITLKRIYHNFPWWQRFGLFGGLLASIISRETPSAEEIERLKEGDVLESTFSQLAENQQDLYQPLIAERDQYMSARLLQEITQSQHQHTLAIIGAGHMQGIGKLLRSPDPRSPNEVIKELDVVPQRSRWMQYVPWVIVALILTGFFLGFQRSPEIGLAMVIDWVLINGGLSALGALIALAHPLTIITAFLAAPLTSLNPMVGAGMVAAAAEVYLRKPKVSDFMRLRHDTIRLSGWWKNQVTRTLLVFLLASFGSAIGTYVAGFRIFDRLSGS